One Streptomyces sp. NBC_00554 DNA segment encodes these proteins:
- a CDS encoding DUF2637 domain-containing protein: MTATTPAPEAPVSGVPPLTRPEMGLAGIGALAAAGVGALGLISSFDAVSEAAATWGFSSPWMLPVGIDVSIPVFTVANLLLIRMDMALAWVRFVPWILTLITCGLNVAAGHSLSAKVAHGTMPLLWVVFSEIGAHIYAVRIGAATGRRMEKIRFSRWLLAFPSTFALWRRMTLWEVTSYSEALRRERERQLARAELRQRFGWKWRSKTPRRERVMLRMGELAPATEQGTPVPPPVAKPPADPADLKPRPPRRTPSKAKGTAQRTFEELLAEARAATAGWTDAELNAEAIRTSVHCSAANARKLRDQLKTERADGRPLHSVDTAEAETADAA, from the coding sequence ATGACTGCCACGACCCCCGCCCCCGAGGCGCCCGTGTCCGGGGTGCCGCCGCTGACCCGCCCGGAAATGGGGCTCGCCGGTATCGGCGCACTCGCCGCGGCAGGAGTCGGCGCACTCGGTCTGATCTCCTCCTTCGACGCCGTGTCCGAGGCCGCTGCCACCTGGGGCTTCAGCTCCCCGTGGATGCTCCCTGTCGGTATCGACGTGTCCATCCCGGTGTTCACCGTCGCCAACCTGCTGTTGATCCGGATGGACATGGCGCTCGCCTGGGTGCGGTTCGTGCCCTGGATCCTCACCCTGATCACCTGCGGACTGAACGTCGCGGCCGGACACTCCCTGTCGGCCAAGGTCGCGCACGGCACCATGCCGCTGCTGTGGGTGGTGTTCTCCGAGATCGGCGCGCACATCTACGCCGTACGGATCGGCGCCGCGACCGGCCGCCGCATGGAAAAGATCCGGTTCTCCCGCTGGCTGCTCGCGTTCCCCTCTACCTTCGCGCTGTGGCGCCGCATGACGCTGTGGGAGGTCACCTCCTACTCTGAGGCACTGAGGCGGGAGCGGGAACGGCAGTTGGCCCGCGCGGAGCTGCGGCAGCGGTTCGGCTGGAAGTGGCGCTCGAAGACGCCGCGGCGCGAGCGCGTGATGCTGCGCATGGGCGAACTCGCCCCCGCCACAGAGCAGGGCACGCCCGTGCCGCCCCCGGTGGCCAAGCCGCCGGCCGATCCGGCCGACCTCAAGCCGCGCCCGCCCCGCCGGACCCCGTCCAAGGCCAAGGGCACGGCGCAGCGCACCTTCGAGGAGCTGCTCGCCGAGGCTCGCGCGGCCACCGCGGGCTGGACGGACGCCGAGCTGAACGCGGAGGCCATCCGCACCTCGGTTCACTGCTCGGCCGCCAACGCCCGCAAGCTCCGCGACCAGTTGAAGACCGAGCGCGCCGACGGCCGCCCGCTGCACTCTGTGGACACCGCCGAGGCTGAGACAGCGGACGCGGCCTGA
- a CDS encoding RRQRL motif-containing zinc-binding protein, with translation MPAVFGKCYDPTGALHGIPTYPWRLAPDDLATRRQLRAKGLRPGGQPIAAQVMRINRRRGNVRVAYLYRLDLAKPVRPMTSRKWGALALAMLARRTCPRCLLDVGYCIPRSYGICGLCINAEEQRAA, from the coding sequence ATGCCCGCCGTCTTCGGCAAGTGCTACGACCCGACCGGCGCGCTCCATGGGATCCCCACCTACCCGTGGCGCCTGGCCCCCGACGACCTCGCCACCCGCCGTCAGCTCCGCGCCAAGGGCCTGCGTCCGGGCGGTCAGCCGATCGCGGCACAGGTGATGCGGATCAACCGGCGGCGCGGCAACGTCCGCGTCGCCTACCTCTACCGCCTCGACCTGGCCAAGCCGGTCCGGCCGATGACGTCGCGCAAGTGGGGTGCGCTCGCGTTGGCGATGCTCGCCCGCCGCACTTGCCCCCGCTGCCTGCTTGATGTCGGGTACTGCATCCCGCGCTCGTACGGCATCTGCGGTCTGTGCATCAATGCCGAGGAACAGCGCGCCGCTTGA